A genomic window from Populus alba chromosome 19, ASM523922v2, whole genome shotgun sequence includes:
- the LOC140955034 gene encoding disease resistance protein UNI-like: MDLARTALEKMPQGMECLTNLRYLRMNGCGEKEFPSGILPKLSHLQVLVLEKFTARGDGPITIKGKEVGSLRNLESLECHFEGFSDFVEYLRSWDGILSLSTYRIFVGMVDEDYWAYINDYSTNIGDYLTYFDDYPSKTVLLGNLSFNGDRDFQVKFLNGIQGLICQCFDARSLCDVLSLENATELEHIRIEDCNNMESLVSSSWFCYAPPPLPSYNGTFSGLKELNCCGCNHMKKLFPLVLLPNLVNLARIDVSYCEKMEEIIGTTDEESSTSNSITEFILPKLRTLYLYRLPELKSICSVRLICNSLTVIRCQKLKRMAICLPLLENGQPSPPPSLEIIKAYPEEWWEHPNAKDVLRPFVTFPQEETSWRLR; this comes from the coding sequence ATGGATCTCGCTCGTACTGCGCTTGAAAAGATGCCGCAAGGAATGGAATGCCTAACGAACCTGAGGTATCTTAGAATGAATGGATGtggtgaaaaggagtttcctAGTGGGATATTACCAAAACTCTCTCACCTGCAAGTCTTAGTACTAGAAAAGTTTACGGCGCGAGGTGATGGTCCAATAACAattaaaggaaaggaagtagGATCCTTGAGAAATTTGGAAAGTTTGGAGTGCCATTTCGAAGGTTTCTCTGACTTCGTGGAGTATCTCAGATCTTGGGATGGGATCCTATCATTAAGCACATACAGAATTTTTGTAGGAATGGTGGATGAAGATTATTGGGCATACATTAATGATTATTCGACAAACATTGGTGATTATCTGACATACTTTGATGATTATCCAAGTAAAACAGTTTTGTTGGGTAATTTGAGTTTCAACGGAGATAGAGATTTTCAGGTCAAGTTCTTAAATGGCATTCAAGGACTGATTTGTCAATGCTTCGATGCAAGAAGTTTATGTGATGTTTTGTCATTAGAGAATGCAACTGAACTGGAGCATATCAGAATTGAGGATTGCAATaacatggagagcttggtttcatcttcttggttctgcTATGCTCCACCACCATTGCCATCATATAATGGTACGTTTTCTGGTcttaaagagcttaattgttgTGGATGTAACCATATGAAGAAGTTGTTTCCACTTGTGTTGCTGCCAAACCTCGTAAACCTGGCAAGGATTGATGTTAGTTAttgtgagaaaatggaggagataataggaaCAACAGATGAAGAAAGCAGCACCTCCAATTCCATCACGGAATTCATTCTCCCAAAGTTAAGAACTCTGTATTTGTATCGTTTACCAGAACTGAAAAGTATTTGCAGTGTAAGACTGATTTGCAATTCTCTTACTGTAATCCGTTGTCAGAAGCTGAAGAGGATGGCAATTTGTCTtccgttgcttgaaaatggccagccatctcctcccccttctcttGAAATAATCAAGGCATATCCAGAAGAATGGTGGGAGCATCCTAATGCTAAGGATGTTCTTCGTCCCTTTGTAACGTTTCCGCAGGAGGAGACTAGTTGGCGCCtaagataa